A part of Candidatus Lernaella stagnicola genomic DNA contains:
- a CDS encoding DUF642 domain-containing protein: MKVYVFSRNGLLVLLITVLSIALAGFFIGCGGGDDDDDDDAASDDDAVGDDDTTGPDGDCDGIIPTNTLLTNGGFERPDAELSTILLEAGEEMDGWIVAEGNVETVSSNTGTKSAEGHQWLDVNGSMAGAIYQDVTTEPGAEYEVLFCVSGNPGGGSEGQGPKVLQVLWDGEFVAEIEVDTTGREATKMDWEAEKYKIPADLVTGETSRLELRSLSDDQGAYGPAVDAVALVPLP; this comes from the coding sequence TGTTTAGTCGTAATGGGCTTTTGGTGCTGCTGATTACGGTGTTGTCGATAGCGCTCGCCGGCTTTTTTATCGGGTGCGGTGGCGGCGACGACGACGACGATGACGATGCCGCGAGCGACGACGACGCCGTGGGCGACGATGATACCACCGGTCCCGACGGCGACTGCGACGGCATTATCCCCACGAACACGTTGCTCACGAACGGCGGCTTTGAGAGACCCGACGCCGAGCTTTCAACAATACTCCTGGAGGCCGGTGAAGAAATGGACGGCTGGATTGTGGCCGAAGGCAACGTCGAGACCGTGTCCAGCAATACCGGCACGAAATCTGCGGAAGGCCATCAATGGCTGGACGTCAACGGCTCGATGGCCGGTGCGATCTACCAAGACGTGACCACGGAGCCCGGCGCCGAATACGAAGTCCTCTTCTGCGTGAGCGGCAACCCGGGCGGCGGTAGCGAGGGACAAGGCCCGAAGGTGTTGCAGGTGCTGTGGGACGGGGAGTTCGTCGCCGAAATCGAGGTTGACACCACCGGGCGCGAGGCAACGAAAATGGACTGGGAAGCCGAGAAATACAAAATACCGGCCGATCTGGTCACCGGCGAAACCAGCCGTCTGGAACTTCGGAGCCTAAGCGACGACCAGGGCGCCTATGGCCCAGCCGTTGATGCCGTCGCGCTGGTCCCGTTGCCGTAA